One Trichocoleus desertorum ATA4-8-CV12 DNA window includes the following coding sequences:
- a CDS encoding glycosyltransferase family 2 protein produces MPASAIATEKLPRVSVIIPAYNEAENIQECMMAVLNSTHLPPEQFELWVVDDQSSDNTLAIAQALQASLNAPRLKVLAGQSRPSGEVWAGKNWACTQGVEQANGDFLLFIDADTRLQPQGLETALQTAVQENVDLLSCGPGLICGCLAEWLVQPLMFNQLIAAFNFAEVNDPTTTTAFAAGPFMLFRRTAYEHLGGHRAVASQIVEDVELARRTKQNGLKLQYVIGANIVKVRMYRSWAALWEGWTKNLYLGAHRSINLMLYLALIVLVVYSVPWLGLAIALYRVFTGPLNGLDYAATGVALIAILLQYNLRRIGSQASGSSTRYWWLSGLGGLLVAAIAIGSIIKTETGWGWTWRGRVLQLPEESVP; encoded by the coding sequence ATGCCAGCAAGTGCGATCGCAACTGAGAAACTACCGCGTGTCTCAGTCATTATTCCTGCCTATAACGAGGCTGAGAACATTCAAGAGTGCATGATGGCAGTACTCAACAGCACCCATTTGCCCCCAGAGCAATTTGAACTGTGGGTGGTGGATGACCAGTCTTCAGATAATACACTTGCGATCGCCCAAGCTTTACAGGCCAGTCTCAATGCTCCGCGACTAAAAGTTCTAGCGGGTCAGTCTCGCCCCTCAGGAGAAGTATGGGCTGGCAAAAATTGGGCTTGTACCCAAGGCGTAGAACAGGCCAATGGTGACTTCCTATTATTTATTGATGCAGACACTCGTTTACAGCCCCAAGGGCTTGAGACAGCGCTGCAAACGGCAGTTCAGGAGAACGTTGATTTATTGAGTTGTGGCCCTGGCTTGATCTGTGGGTGCTTAGCTGAGTGGCTCGTGCAACCGCTCATGTTTAATCAACTCATTGCTGCCTTCAACTTTGCCGAGGTCAATGATCCCACCACAACCACAGCCTTTGCCGCAGGCCCATTTATGCTGTTCCGGCGGACGGCTTACGAGCACCTGGGTGGTCATCGCGCCGTAGCTAGCCAAATTGTTGAGGATGTGGAACTAGCTCGACGCACTAAACAAAATGGGCTAAAGCTGCAATACGTGATTGGGGCCAATATCGTCAAAGTGCGGATGTATCGCTCTTGGGCCGCTCTCTGGGAAGGCTGGACCAAAAACCTCTATTTGGGGGCGCACCGGAGTATCAACTTGATGCTTTATCTAGCGTTGATTGTCTTAGTGGTTTACTCTGTGCCGTGGCTGGGACTCGCGATCGCTCTCTATCGAGTTTTTACTGGCCCCCTCAATGGGCTAGATTACGCAGCCACTGGGGTTGCTCTCATCGCAATTTTGCTCCAGTACAACCTACGACGCATTGGTAGCCAAGCCTCTGGCAGCTCTACTCGCTATTGGTGGCTGAGTGGATTAGGGGGGCTATTGGTAGCCGCGATCGCGATTGGCTCAATTATTAAAACAGAAACAGGTTGGGGCTGGACCTGGCGGGGTCGCGTATTGCAGTTGCCTGAAGAATCTGTTCCTTAA
- a CDS encoding tetratricopeptide repeat protein — protein sequence MPTRVFLCNRETWYHSVEDEIKQAKESLAKGEIHQGAWTCGGVKSIEVNDNAYFKRVGSEPLGFFAYGRIVAAEKEYQLRLVEEDYSNVSEAYEACYDDEGNVVLAVAYEWHSVVDYNQTLEIKRLKQDLEFSKTNFHFQGSGGSFREECISLLNEYWRRHVLNLSRQGFGVHLAEILYKAAQESSNQKLYVEAIEKFTQAIHIDPNYAKAYIGRGNVYQTLGDQREALHNYDEAIQIKSTNNSIAYYQRGIIHTELGNKQKAIEDFTKAEKLFLDKADLVNYQKVQERIKTLTSGKTLELSELAALRERIVDVPSTAKSLKEARKGILVSIIRRQGQSLFRQKLLEAYNNQCAITDCGVEEALEAAHIIPYSENGSNQIVNGLLLRADLHTLFDLNLIAIEPKTYTVVLHPSLLQSSYGGLHQKNLCLPSSTNYKPSQEALQQRWNQCEWARNHE from the coding sequence ATGCCAACAAGAGTATTTCTATGTAATCGGGAAACTTGGTATCACAGTGTTGAAGATGAAATAAAACAAGCAAAAGAATCATTAGCTAAAGGCGAAATTCATCAAGGTGCTTGGACTTGTGGCGGCGTTAAGTCCATAGAGGTCAACGATAATGCTTACTTCAAGAGGGTAGGCAGTGAGCCTCTTGGCTTCTTTGCGTATGGACGAATTGTTGCTGCTGAAAAAGAGTATCAACTTAGGCTAGTAGAAGAAGACTACAGTAATGTCAGTGAAGCATATGAAGCCTGCTATGACGATGAAGGAAATGTGGTTTTAGCTGTTGCTTATGAATGGCACTCAGTTGTTGATTACAATCAAACTCTAGAAATCAAACGACTCAAGCAGGATTTAGAGTTTTCAAAGACTAATTTTCATTTTCAGGGGTCAGGAGGAAGTTTTAGAGAGGAATGTATTAGCCTACTAAATGAATATTGGAGAAGGCATGTTCTGAATCTATCAAGACAAGGATTTGGAGTTCATCTAGCAGAAATTCTCTATAAAGCAGCACAAGAGAGTAGTAACCAAAAACTGTATGTAGAAGCTATTGAAAAATTCACTCAAGCTATTCACATCGACCCTAATTATGCCAAAGCTTATATTGGTCGAGGAAATGTATATCAAACGCTAGGAGATCAGCGTGAAGCTTTGCACAACTATGATGAAGCAATTCAAATAAAATCTACAAACAACTCAATCGCCTACTACCAACGAGGAATTATTCATACTGAGTTAGGCAATAAACAGAAAGCGATAGAGGATTTTACCAAAGCTGAAAAACTGTTTCTGGACAAAGCAGATTTAGTTAACTATCAGAAAGTTCAGGAAAGAATCAAAACGTTAACTTCAGGTAAGACCTTAGAACTAAGTGAGCTTGCTGCTTTAAGAGAGCGTATTGTTGACGTTCCTAGCACAGCAAAAAGCTTGAAAGAGGCGAGAAAAGGAATCCTAGTTTCTATTATTCGACGGCAAGGCCAATCCCTATTTCGGCAAAAGCTACTTGAAGCGTATAACAACCAGTGTGCAATAACAGACTGTGGCGTAGAGGAGGCTTTAGAAGCAGCTCACATTATTCCTTACAGCGAAAATGGCAGTAATCAGATCGTAAATGGACTGTTACTGAGAGCCGATTTACATACACTCTTCGATCTCAACTTAATTGCAATAGAGCCAAAAACTTATACGGTAGTGCTCCACCCTAGCCTTCTCCAAAGTAGCTATGGTGGACTGCATCAGAAAAACTTATGCCTTCCTTCATCCACAAATTACAAGCCTAGTCAAGAAGCACTTCAACAACGCTGGAACCAGTGTGAGTGGGCTAGAAATCATGAGTAA
- a CDS encoding response regulator transcription factor — protein MPRILVIDDDPAISELVAVNLEMAGYDVSQAPDGIKGQALALQLQPDLIMLDLMLPKVDGFTVCQRLRRDERTADIPVLMLTALSQTQDKVEGFNAGADDYLTKPFELEEMLARVRALLRRTDRIPQAAKHSEILNYGPLTLVPERFEAIWFDQTVKLTHLEFELLHCLLQRHGQTVSPSEILKEVWGYDPDDDIETIRVHVRHLRTKLEPDPRHPRYIKTVYGAGYCLELPSHEKSEDVEAALAE, from the coding sequence ATGCCCCGGATACTTGTTATTGATGATGATCCTGCGATTTCAGAGCTAGTGGCAGTCAACCTGGAAATGGCTGGGTATGATGTGAGCCAAGCGCCGGATGGCATTAAAGGTCAGGCCCTAGCTTTGCAATTGCAGCCAGATTTAATCATGCTGGATCTGATGCTACCCAAGGTAGACGGTTTTACCGTTTGCCAGCGCCTCCGCCGAGACGAGCGAACCGCAGACATTCCAGTCCTGATGCTGACTGCCCTGAGCCAAACCCAAGACAAGGTAGAAGGGTTTAATGCGGGTGCGGATGACTATCTCACCAAGCCTTTTGAGCTGGAAGAAATGCTGGCTAGAGTGCGAGCTTTGTTGCGTCGTACCGATCGCATTCCTCAAGCGGCTAAGCACAGTGAGATTCTGAATTACGGGCCTCTGACTCTGGTGCCAGAACGATTTGAAGCAATCTGGTTTGATCAAACGGTTAAGTTAACTCATTTAGAATTTGAACTTTTACATTGTCTGTTGCAGCGGCATGGTCAAACGGTTTCACCGAGCGAAATTCTTAAGGAAGTTTGGGGCTACGACCCCGATGATGACATCGAAACCATTCGGGTTCACGTCAGGCACTTGAGAACCAAGCTAGAACCAGACCCGCGTCACCCGCGCTACATCAAGACTGTGTATGGTGCAGGCTATTGCCTGGAGTTACCCAGCCATGAAAAGTCGGAAGATGTGGAAGCAGCCTTAGCGGAATAA